A genomic region of Prevotella scopos JCM 17725 contains the following coding sequences:
- a CDS encoding thiamine diphosphokinase: MIINNKENNKDKQHQHIPNEHSVRHSPPFGGVGGDFNSVILAAGDFPTHLLPLRILRTAKNLIVCDGALEDLLEYEIEPTAVVGDGDSLSDTLKQRYAHIYHPISEQEFNDLTKATLFARSHLKMDASTHTRPRFCYLGATGKREDHTLGNISLMLYYYRQLAIDPVMVTDYGYFVVASGTTRFDAFPGQQVSIFNATCKEMSSNGLKWDAYPFNELWQGTLNEALTNEFTIFADGDYLIYRTHKI, from the coding sequence ATGATTATCAATAATAAAGAGAATAATAAGGACAAACAACACCAACACATTCCCAACGAGCACTCCGTTAGGCACTCCCCTCCTTTCGGAGGGGTTGGGGGAGACTTTAATTCCGTCATCCTTGCTGCTGGCGACTTCCCCACTCACCTCCTTCCACTTCGCATCCTTCGCACGGCGAAGAACCTCATTGTCTGTGATGGTGCACTAGAGGACCTCCTTGAATATGAGATTGAACCAACGGCTGTGGTCGGAGATGGCGACTCACTCTCTGACACACTGAAACAGCGTTATGCACACATCTATCATCCGATTTCGGAGCAAGAGTTTAACGACCTGACCAAGGCTACCCTCTTTGCTCGCTCTCACCTGAAGATGGATGCATCAACGCATACGCGTCCTCGCTTCTGTTACCTTGGAGCAACGGGTAAACGGGAGGATCATACCTTGGGCAACATCTCTCTCATGCTCTACTACTATCGACAGTTAGCTATCGACCCAGTGATGGTAACGGACTATGGTTACTTTGTTGTGGCATCGGGCACTACTCGCTTTGACGCTTTCCCCGGACAGCAAGTTAGCATCTTCAATGCAACCTGTAAAGAGATGTCGAGCAACGGCCTTAAATGGGACGCTTATCCCTTCAACGAACTTTGGCAGGGTACACTGAACGAAGCTCTAACAAATGAATTTACAATCTTTGCGGATGGTGATTACCTTATCTACCGTACACACAAAATATAA
- the pnuC gene encoding nicotinamide riboside transporter PnuC — MTLDMLGCIVGLIYIYQEYKASIWLWLTGIIMPLIYMVVYYEAGLYADFGMQIYYTLAAIYGFLYWKFGRKKEQKEVPITHFPRRLILPALLVFFGIWGVLYLILIHATNSTVPVLDSFGNALSFIGMWALAKKYIEQWWIWFVVDIELAGLYVYKEIPFTAGLYAFYAVIAVAGYYKWRRSLPQPLRKEGSA, encoded by the coding sequence ATGACACTAGACATGCTGGGCTGCATCGTTGGCCTAATTTACATCTATCAAGAATACAAAGCGAGTATATGGCTTTGGTTGACGGGGATTATCATGCCCCTCATCTATATGGTGGTCTATTACGAAGCAGGACTATACGCCGACTTCGGAATGCAGATATACTATACATTAGCTGCCATCTATGGATTCTTGTATTGGAAATTTGGACGGAAGAAAGAACAAAAGGAGGTACCCATCACGCACTTCCCGCGTCGGCTGATACTCCCCGCACTCCTCGTCTTCTTCGGCATCTGGGGTGTGCTCTACCTCATCCTCATCCACGCCACCAACTCCACCGTACCCGTATTAGACAGCTTCGGCAATGCGCTTAGCTTCATCGGTATGTGGGCGTTGGCAAAGAAATACATCGAACAATGGTGGATATGGTTCGTCGTCGATATCGAACTGGCTGGACTGTATGTGTATAAAGAAATCCCTTTCACCGCCGGACTATATGCCTTCTATGCCGTTATCGCTGTGGCAGGGTACTATAAGTGGAGGAGAAGCCTCCCCCAACCCCTCCGAAAGGAGGGGAGTGCCTAA